A part of Microbulbifer sp. MI-G genomic DNA contains:
- the mrdA gene encoding penicillin-binding protein 2 gives MPHAHRLKDPYIEQRLFRNRMLVAIAGVIVLLGVLVARFYNLQIINYEDYRTQSEENRIQVRPVAPTRGLIYDRNGTLLADNRASYNLSIVRERVRDLDATLELIGNLIRLEDSDVAKFRKRMKRRRPFEPVPLRFRLEEDEIARISVNQFRMPGVSVQAELVRYYPLGALFAHSVGYVGRISDRDLNNFTREDVRRYRGTRSIGKVGLERSYEQHLLGEVGYENVEINARGRVLRVLEREDPKPGVGLTLHLDARLQQVASETLGDRRGAVVAIDVNTGGVLAFVSKPSFDPNLFVTGISFVDYRTLSDSLDVPLFNRAIQGQYPPGSTLKPVMGLGALEAGIISRETRIQDPGFYKLPNDPRIYRDHIRWGHGDKVDLVQAMAQSCDVFFWDMAHRWDIDEMHTIATHFGLGAKTGIDLPTERAGLFPSRHWKRSARGMPWFPGDSLNAVLGQGFVLATPLQLAVMTATIANRGTHYRPQMVKTINGVVQPAERLHNLEARPDHWDLVFEGMEAVVNRSDGTGKRAGEGLDFRVAGKSGTAQVVGIAQGAQYDSEALLERHRDHALFVAFAPVNKPRIAVAVLVENGEAGGKVAAPVARALFAEWMARPQPPVETARDTDLTGRRGNG, from the coding sequence ATGCCCCACGCCCATCGCCTCAAGGACCCCTATATCGAGCAGCGGCTTTTCCGCAATCGCATGCTGGTGGCCATCGCCGGTGTCATTGTTCTGCTGGGGGTTTTGGTCGCGCGTTTTTACAATCTGCAGATTATCAATTACGAAGACTATCGCACTCAATCCGAGGAAAACCGTATCCAGGTACGCCCGGTAGCCCCCACCCGGGGATTGATATACGACCGCAACGGCACTCTGCTTGCGGATAACCGTGCCAGTTACAATCTCTCCATTGTGCGCGAGCGTGTGCGGGATCTGGATGCGACCCTGGAATTGATCGGCAACCTTATTCGCCTTGAAGACAGTGATGTGGCCAAGTTTCGCAAGCGCATGAAGCGCCGACGCCCATTTGAGCCGGTACCCCTGCGCTTTCGCCTGGAAGAAGATGAAATTGCGCGTATCAGTGTCAACCAGTTTCGCATGCCCGGTGTTTCTGTTCAGGCCGAACTGGTGCGTTATTACCCACTGGGGGCGCTGTTTGCTCACAGTGTCGGCTATGTGGGGCGTATCAGTGACCGAGATTTGAATAATTTCACCCGGGAGGACGTGCGGCGCTACCGGGGTACCCGCAGTATCGGCAAGGTGGGGCTGGAACGCAGCTACGAGCAGCACCTGCTCGGGGAAGTGGGGTATGAGAATGTAGAGATCAATGCGCGCGGGCGGGTACTGCGGGTGCTGGAGCGCGAAGACCCCAAACCGGGTGTTGGCCTGACCCTGCACCTGGATGCGCGCCTGCAGCAGGTGGCCTCCGAAACCCTCGGTGATCGCCGCGGTGCCGTGGTCGCCATTGATGTCAATACCGGCGGTGTACTGGCGTTTGTGAGTAAGCCCTCTTTCGACCCGAATCTGTTTGTCACCGGCATCAGTTTTGTCGACTACCGCACCCTCAGTGACTCCCTTGACGTCCCCCTGTTTAATCGCGCCATACAGGGACAGTATCCTCCGGGTTCGACCCTGAAGCCCGTGATGGGGCTCGGGGCCCTGGAGGCCGGGATTATTTCCCGTGAGACCAGGATTCAGGACCCGGGTTTCTACAAACTGCCCAACGACCCGCGTATCTACCGGGACCATATCCGCTGGGGCCATGGCGATAAAGTGGATTTGGTACAGGCCATGGCACAGAGCTGCGATGTGTTCTTCTGGGATATGGCGCACCGCTGGGATATCGACGAAATGCACACTATCGCCACCCATTTCGGGCTCGGTGCCAAGACCGGCATTGATCTGCCTACAGAGCGCGCCGGCCTCTTTCCTTCGCGGCACTGGAAGCGCAGCGCGCGGGGCATGCCCTGGTTCCCCGGGGATAGCCTGAATGCGGTGCTGGGGCAGGGCTTCGTGTTGGCCACTCCGCTGCAACTGGCAGTGATGACCGCGACTATCGCCAATCGCGGCACCCACTATCGGCCACAAATGGTAAAAACCATCAATGGCGTGGTACAGCCAGCGGAAAGGCTGCACAACCTGGAAGCGCGCCCGGACCATTGGGACTTGGTGTTTGAAGGCATGGAGGCTGTGGTCAATCGCAGTGACGGTACTGGCAAGCGCGCCGGTGAGGGCCTGGATTTTCGCGTTGCCGGTAAATCCGGTACCGCTCAGGTGGTGGGTATTGCCCAGGGCGCGCAATATGATTCCGAGGCCCTGCTGGAGCGCCACCGGGATCACGCGCTGTTTGTCGCTTTTGCTCCAGTGAACAAACCCCGCATTGCAGTCGCGGTTCTGGTGGAAAATGGGGAAGCCGGCGGCAAGGTGGCTGCCCCGGTAGCCCGGGCGCTGTTCGCCGAATGGATGGCGCGTCCGCAGCCACCGGTTGAAACCGCGCGGGATACCGATCTGACTGGGAGGAGGGGCAATGGCTAA
- the rlmH gene encoding 23S rRNA (pseudouridine(1915)-N(3))-methyltransferase RlmH, with the protein MKIRILAAGGKMPRWVQEGYTEYARRLPRDIFLEVVEIPLGPRGRKNTLALIDKARRKEGEAMLSALGPRDHVVALDVKGKPWSTAQLSRQLREWQLSGESVCLLIGGPDGLSGDCLNAARQCWSLSPLTLPHPLVRVVLAEQIYRAWTLLVGHPYHK; encoded by the coding sequence GTGAAAATCCGAATTCTCGCCGCCGGAGGGAAAATGCCCCGTTGGGTGCAGGAGGGCTACACTGAGTACGCCAGGCGCCTGCCCCGAGATATTTTCCTGGAGGTGGTGGAAATCCCCCTGGGGCCGCGCGGCCGGAAAAATACCCTGGCACTGATTGACAAAGCCCGTAGGAAGGAGGGGGAGGCAATGCTCTCTGCCCTCGGTCCCCGGGATCATGTCGTGGCGCTGGATGTAAAGGGCAAACCCTGGAGTACGGCGCAGCTCTCGCGGCAATTGCGTGAATGGCAGCTCTCGGGGGAAAGTGTCTGCCTGCTGATTGGCGGTCCCGATGGCCTCTCTGGGGATTGCCTGAATGCGGCCAGACAATGCTGGTCCCTCTCTCCGCTCACTTTGCCACATCCGCTGGTGCGTGTGGTATTGGCGGAGCAGATTTACCGCGCCTGGACACTGTTGGTGGGACATCCCTACCACAAGTGA
- the rsfS gene encoding ribosome silencing factor, producing MTNIKEIAFNALEDLKGKDIVALDVSELSDVMDNLLICTGTSSRQVKSLAENVVGELQKQGVRPIGVEGKEQGEWVLVDYGDLVVHVMLEDLRSFYDLEKLWSMTPNTREEADGSDPHGG from the coding sequence ATGACAAATATTAAAGAAATCGCGTTCAACGCACTGGAAGACCTGAAAGGCAAAGATATCGTTGCCCTGGATGTTTCCGAACTGTCTGATGTGATGGACAATCTGCTGATCTGTACCGGTACCTCAAGCCGCCAGGTGAAATCCCTTGCGGAAAATGTTGTGGGTGAATTGCAGAAACAGGGTGTGCGCCCCATTGGTGTGGAAGGGAAAGAGCAGGGGGAATGGGTACTGGTGGACTATGGGGATTTGGTGGTACATGTGATGCTGGAGGATTTGCGCAGCTTCTACGACCTGGAAAAACTCTGGTCGATGACGCCGAATACGCGCGAAGAGGCGGACGGCAGTGATCCCCACGGGGGATGA
- the nadD gene encoding nicotinate-nucleotide adenylyltransferase, whose product MATKRHSIALFGGTFDPIHFGHLRMALELRQALGFDEMRLLPSHQPGHRESPGVSPRQRCQMLVLALAGCDELQLDERELRRGGATYTVDTLEELRTELGPEVSISFCMGLDSLLSLHRWHRWQSLLALAHLVAVTRPGWSPPQRAKGGDHSPLLDVLERHRGSTADLHGEPCGRLVVREQTLLPISSTHIRQLLGNGQSPRYLLPAAVLQYIEDHQLYRKQNTAGDR is encoded by the coding sequence TTGGCGACCAAGCGGCACAGTATCGCCCTGTTTGGCGGCACTTTCGACCCGATACATTTTGGCCACCTGCGTATGGCACTAGAGCTGCGCCAGGCTTTGGGGTTCGATGAAATGCGCCTGCTGCCAAGCCACCAGCCGGGCCACCGTGAAAGTCCGGGGGTGTCCCCCCGTCAACGTTGCCAGATGCTGGTGCTGGCACTGGCGGGTTGTGACGAATTGCAGCTGGATGAGCGGGAATTGCGCCGGGGGGGAGCCACTTATACTGTGGACACCCTGGAGGAATTGCGTACAGAGCTGGGTCCTGAGGTGTCGATCAGTTTCTGTATGGGGCTGGATTCCCTGCTCAGTCTGCACCGCTGGCACCGCTGGCAGAGCCTGCTGGCGCTGGCGCATCTGGTGGCGGTGACCCGGCCGGGCTGGAGTCCGCCCCAGCGGGCAAAAGGGGGTGATCATTCCCCGCTGCTCGATGTGCTCGAGCGCCACCGCGGAAGCACCGCCGATTTGCATGGGGAGCCCTGCGGGCGCCTGGTGGTGCGCGAACAGACCCTGCTGCCAATCTCCTCCACCCATATCCGCCAATTGCTCGGCAACGGCCAGTCGCCCCGTTACCTCCTTCCAGCTGCGGTGTTGCAGTATATTGAAGACCATCAACTTTACAGAAAACAGAATACCGCCGGCGACCGGTAA
- a CDS encoding glutamate-5-semialdehyde dehydrogenase, with protein MGQAARAAARLMARASTAAKNRALRAIATQIEAQRAQLTEANIRDMQAGLAQGLDAALLDRLELDNPRIDAMIAGLLQVADLPDPVGEIENLHYRPSGIQVGRMRVPLGVVGIIYESRPNVTIDAASLCLKSGNATILRGGSEALHSNQAIAACIVAGLRASDLPETAVQVVGTSDRAAVGALITMPEYLDVIVPRGGTGLIERVSREASVPVIKHLHGVCHVYIDDRADPKKAFDIALNAKTRRYGVCNAMETLLVAEGIAAEILPDLAAAFESRGVELRGCERTREILPRCLAAMEADWTEEYLAPILSIRVVADMEAAMAHIARYGSGHTDAIVTEDYSRSRRFLTEVDSSSVMVNASTGFADGYEYGLGAEIGISTDKIHARGPVGLEGLTSRKWIVLGNGHIRQ; from the coding sequence ATGGGCCAGGCTGCCCGCGCTGCAGCGCGGCTGATGGCCAGGGCCAGTACTGCGGCCAAGAACCGAGCCCTCAGGGCCATCGCCACCCAGATCGAAGCGCAGCGGGCGCAACTCACCGAGGCCAATATCCGAGATATGCAGGCGGGGCTTGCACAGGGTCTGGACGCTGCACTGCTCGATCGTCTGGAACTGGATAACCCCCGTATCGACGCTATGATTGCAGGCCTGTTACAGGTCGCGGATCTGCCTGATCCGGTGGGGGAAATCGAGAATCTGCACTATCGTCCCAGCGGCATCCAGGTGGGTAGAATGCGTGTGCCGCTGGGGGTGGTGGGGATTATTTACGAGTCCCGCCCCAATGTGACGATAGATGCTGCCAGCCTCTGCCTGAAGTCCGGAAATGCCACTATTTTGCGCGGCGGGAGTGAGGCGCTGCACTCCAACCAGGCTATTGCCGCCTGCATTGTCGCTGGATTGCGCGCGTCAGACCTGCCGGAGACAGCCGTTCAGGTGGTGGGGACCAGCGACCGCGCTGCCGTGGGTGCTTTGATCACCATGCCGGAATACCTGGATGTGATTGTGCCTCGCGGTGGCACCGGCCTGATTGAGCGTGTCAGCCGTGAGGCCAGTGTACCGGTAATCAAACACCTGCACGGGGTGTGCCATGTCTATATCGATGACCGTGCGGATCCGAAAAAGGCCTTCGATATTGCCCTCAATGCCAAAACCCGCCGCTACGGCGTATGCAATGCTATGGAAACCCTGCTGGTTGCAGAGGGAATCGCCGCAGAGATACTGCCGGATCTGGCCGCGGCCTTTGAGTCCAGAGGTGTGGAGCTGCGCGGTTGCGAGCGCACTCGCGAGATACTGCCGCGATGCCTGGCAGCCATGGAAGCGGACTGGACTGAGGAGTACCTGGCGCCAATACTGTCGATCCGCGTAGTGGCGGATATGGAGGCGGCGATGGCTCATATTGCCCGCTACGGCTCCGGCCACACGGATGCCATAGTGACCGAGGATTACAGCCGCAGCCGGCGTTTTCTCACGGAGGTGGATTCCAGTTCGGTGATGGTGAATGCCTCCACCGGCTTTGCCGATGGCTATGAATACGGCCTGGGGGCGGAAATTGGTATTAGCACGGATAAAATCCACGCCCGTGGTCCGGTGGGGCTGGAAGGACTCACCTCCCGAAAATGGATCGTGCTGGGAAATGGACATATACGACAGTAG
- a CDS encoding LON peptidase substrate-binding domain-containing protein: MQQIPLFPLSVALYPGVTLPLRIFEQRYLHLVSEALKTDSGFGVVLIRSGGEVGHASVWPLGVYVHIVDWGQGEEGLLHIQVVGRRRFRITHTDRAEDDLLLGDVEWLPEESPKPIPADCDGLLAVLNELKERAKILSLKFDQVDSADALSWQLAQLLPLEDKVRVELLALEDPLARLANIADNLDRWTRQ, translated from the coding sequence TTGCAACAGATCCCTCTTTTTCCCTTGAGCGTGGCCCTGTATCCCGGGGTTACCCTGCCCCTGCGTATCTTCGAACAGCGCTACCTGCATCTGGTGAGTGAAGCGCTGAAGACCGACAGCGGATTTGGCGTGGTGCTCATTCGTTCCGGCGGCGAAGTGGGGCATGCCTCGGTGTGGCCGCTAGGTGTTTATGTGCATATTGTCGATTGGGGCCAGGGTGAGGAGGGGCTGCTGCATATACAGGTGGTGGGCCGGCGCCGATTTCGCATTACCCATACGGACAGGGCCGAAGACGATCTATTGCTGGGGGATGTGGAATGGCTGCCGGAAGAGTCGCCGAAACCCATACCCGCCGATTGCGATGGCTTGCTCGCTGTACTCAATGAACTGAAAGAGCGCGCCAAAATACTGTCGCTGAAGTTCGACCAGGTGGATTCCGCCGATGCGCTGTCCTGGCAGCTGGCGCAGTTGCTGCCCTTGGAAGACAAGGTGCGGGTAGAACTTCTGGCCCTGGAGGACCCGCTGGCACGCCTGGCCAATATCGCTGACAATCTGGACCGATGGACCCGGCAGTGA
- a CDS encoding peptidylprolyl isomerase — protein MPTATARHILVENEAKCQQLKQEIESGAEFGEMAKAHSQCPSGRTGGDLGEFSKGVMVAEFDKVVFSDELHKVHGPVKTQFGYHLLEITSRED, from the coding sequence ATGCCCACAGCGACAGCCCGTCATATTCTGGTGGAGAACGAAGCAAAGTGCCAGCAGCTGAAGCAGGAAATCGAAAGCGGTGCCGAGTTTGGCGAAATGGCCAAAGCGCACTCACAGTGCCCATCCGGCCGCACAGGAGGCGATCTGGGAGAATTCAGCAAGGGCGTCATGGTCGCGGAATTCGACAAAGTGGTTTTTTCCGATGAATTGCACAAGGTGCACGGACCGGTGAAAACCCAGTTTGGTTATCACCTGCTGGAAATCACCAGCCGCGAGGATTAA
- a CDS encoding efflux RND transporter permease subunit, translating to MLSAFKTCYEHLVTKRPLAVLMVVGLLSLLAAMGLPRFKLDASADSLTLEADQSLDYFREISERYASGDFLVVTYRYKDGDLFSDGSLDTLGRLRDALGGVDGVTSVQTILDVPLLYSPKLSLTDLSDDIRTLSNADTDRDLARQEFLSSPIYRELILSPDGQTTALLANLKLDNRGIELVRERDALRRKRSSEGLNAEEAARLQVVSAVYLEHRTAQELEARQRVETVRGILAGYQGQAELFLGGVTMITADMIAFIKSDLVVFGVGILAFIILTLLLIFRQPRWVLLPLLTCVTTAVIMLGLLSWLDWRLTVISANFVALLLIITLAITIHLAVRYREYIAQHPHWSREELVLQTVRFMAKPCLYTALTTIVAFASLVVSGIRPVIDFGWMMTMGVTLALVLSFLIIPCCLMILPKREGKVSTDNSHAFTLRFSRFAERHRVFVLGVSLLAFAAGIAGVSQLKVENRFIDYFDDATEIYQGMLVIDRRLGGTVTLDIVLDKPEEEAVAFEGEEDPFGEAAGDDALAAEDPFATEDPFGSAEESQELSYWFTVAGLAELEQLHDYLEAQPEVGKVQSLATAYKVARDLNGGPLNDFELAVANNSLPAQIRSVLISPYLSTEDNQARITLRVMETDPGLRRDALIQRIYDYAHNEMGIAPQNIHLTGLLVLYNNMLQSLFKSQILTLGAVFVGILLMFLVLFRSLSLAIIALVPNMLAACVVLGGMGLAGIPLDMMTITIAAITVGIGVDHAIHYLYRFRAEFAKDADYLATMHRSHATIGRAMFYTAITIIAGFSILALSKFVPSIYFGLLTALAMSAALLGSLTLLPLLLVMFKPLGRGKPSHEQVAAEAAAGA from the coding sequence ATGCTGTCAGCTTTCAAGACCTGTTACGAACACCTGGTGACCAAGCGGCCATTGGCTGTATTGATGGTTGTCGGCCTGTTGAGCCTGCTGGCTGCAATGGGCCTGCCCCGCTTTAAACTGGATGCCTCCGCGGATTCCCTCACGCTGGAAGCGGACCAGTCCCTGGATTATTTTCGCGAGATTTCCGAGCGCTATGCCAGTGGCGACTTCCTGGTGGTGACCTACCGCTATAAGGATGGTGACCTGTTCAGCGATGGGTCCCTGGACACCCTGGGCAGACTGCGCGATGCACTGGGCGGGGTGGATGGCGTCACCAGCGTGCAGACCATTCTGGATGTGCCACTGCTGTATAGTCCCAAGCTGTCTTTGACCGATCTCAGCGATGATATTCGCACCCTGTCCAATGCCGATACCGACAGGGACCTGGCCCGCCAGGAGTTTCTCTCCAGCCCCATTTACCGTGAATTGATCCTGAGCCCGGACGGCCAGACCACTGCGCTGCTCGCCAACCTGAAACTGGACAACCGCGGTATTGAACTGGTGCGCGAGCGCGACGCCCTGCGGCGCAAACGCAGCAGTGAGGGCCTGAATGCGGAGGAGGCCGCGCGGCTGCAGGTGGTGAGTGCGGTTTACCTGGAACATCGTACCGCCCAGGAATTGGAGGCCCGCCAGAGAGTGGAGACGGTGCGGGGGATTCTCGCCGGTTACCAGGGGCAGGCGGAGCTGTTCCTCGGCGGTGTGACCATGATTACCGCGGACATGATCGCGTTTATCAAGAGCGATCTGGTGGTGTTTGGTGTGGGTATCCTCGCCTTTATCATCCTCACCCTGCTGCTGATCTTCCGCCAGCCGCGCTGGGTGCTGCTGCCACTACTCACCTGTGTGACCACCGCTGTGATAATGCTGGGCCTGCTCAGCTGGCTCGATTGGCGCCTCACGGTGATCTCTGCCAATTTTGTCGCGCTGTTGCTGATTATCACTCTCGCCATCACCATTCACCTGGCGGTGCGCTACCGCGAATATATCGCACAGCACCCCCACTGGAGCCGCGAGGAACTGGTTCTGCAGACCGTGCGCTTTATGGCCAAGCCCTGCCTGTACACTGCACTGACGACGATTGTGGCTTTCGCGTCCCTGGTAGTGAGCGGTATACGCCCGGTAATCGATTTTGGCTGGATGATGACCATGGGCGTTACCCTGGCCCTGGTGCTGTCTTTCCTGATTATTCCCTGCTGCCTGATGATTCTGCCCAAGCGCGAGGGCAAGGTGAGTACGGACAACTCCCACGCCTTTACCCTGCGTTTTTCCCGTTTTGCCGAGAGGCACCGGGTTTTTGTGTTGGGTGTCTCCCTCCTGGCTTTCGCGGCCGGCATTGCGGGCGTGTCCCAGTTGAAGGTGGAAAACCGTTTTATCGATTATTTCGATGATGCCACAGAGATCTATCAAGGGATGCTGGTGATCGACCGCCGCCTGGGCGGAACGGTCACCCTGGATATTGTCCTCGACAAACCCGAGGAGGAAGCAGTGGCCTTTGAGGGGGAGGAAGATCCTTTCGGCGAGGCCGCTGGTGATGACGCCCTCGCTGCGGAAGACCCCTTTGCCACAGAGGATCCCTTCGGCAGTGCGGAAGAGTCTCAGGAGCTGAGTTACTGGTTTACTGTAGCCGGTCTTGCTGAGTTGGAGCAGTTGCATGACTACCTGGAGGCCCAGCCGGAGGTCGGCAAGGTGCAGTCCCTGGCAACTGCGTACAAGGTGGCCCGCGATTTGAATGGCGGCCCGCTCAATGACTTCGAACTGGCGGTGGCGAATAACAGCCTGCCAGCGCAAATTCGCAGTGTGCTGATCAGCCCCTATCTTTCCACGGAGGACAACCAGGCGCGCATCACCCTGCGGGTTATGGAAACTGATCCGGGTCTGCGCCGCGATGCATTGATCCAGCGCATCTACGACTACGCCCACAACGAAATGGGCATAGCCCCGCAAAATATTCACCTGACCGGCCTGCTGGTGCTTTACAACAATATGTTGCAGAGCCTGTTCAAGTCGCAAATCCTTACCCTGGGGGCGGTGTTTGTCGGTATCCTGCTGATGTTTTTAGTGCTGTTCCGCTCCCTGTCCCTGGCCATTATCGCGCTGGTGCCAAATATGCTGGCAGCCTGTGTGGTGCTTGGCGGTATGGGGTTGGCGGGCATACCGCTGGATATGATGACCATTACCATCGCTGCGATAACGGTCGGTATCGGTGTGGATCATGCGATTCACTATCTGTACCGTTTCCGCGCCGAGTTTGCCAAAGACGCCGACTACCTGGCCACCATGCACCGCAGCCACGCAACCATCGGCCGCGCCATGTTCTACACGGCGATCACCATTATTGCCGGCTTCTCGATTCTGGCGTTGTCAAAGTTTGTACCATCCATTTATTTTGGCCTGCTGACCGCACTGGCTATGTCCGCAGCACTGCTCGGTTCCCTCACCCTGCTGCCGCTGCTGCTGGTGATGTTCAAGCCACTGGGAAGGGGTAAGCCGAGCCACGAGCAGGTGGCAGCAGAAGCTGCGGCAGGTGCCTGA
- a CDS encoding SelT/SelW/SelH family protein produces the protein MKPSVTIHYCVQCNWMLRATWMAQELLSTFADDLQQVALQPGTGGVFEIRIGENLIWERKRDGGFPGAKTLKRRVRDLLFPDRALGHSDMP, from the coding sequence GTGAAACCGAGCGTCACGATTCATTACTGTGTGCAGTGCAACTGGATGTTGCGGGCCACCTGGATGGCCCAGGAATTGCTCTCCACCTTTGCCGATGACCTCCAGCAGGTTGCATTACAACCCGGAACTGGGGGAGTATTTGAAATCCGGATTGGCGAAAATTTGATCTGGGAGCGCAAGCGCGATGGCGGCTTTCCCGGCGCCAAGACCCTCAAGCGGCGTGTGCGGGATCTGCTGTTCCCGGACCGCGCGCTGGGACATAGTGATATGCCCTGA
- a CDS encoding flavin prenyltransferase UbiX: MTGASGAQYGLRLLQCLLASGARVWLLVSEAARVVINTETDLKLPEGDSGALQGCLADHFDAKEGQLTLFGMRDWFSPVASGTGAPVSMVICPASGGTLSAVACGASNNLIERAADVALKERRQLILVPREAPYSEIHLENMLKLTRMGAVILPASPGFYQRPRTVDDIVDFIVARLLDQLGVEQNLLPNWGE, from the coding sequence ATGACCGGAGCTTCCGGGGCGCAATACGGCCTGCGCCTGCTGCAGTGCCTGCTCGCCTCCGGGGCGCGCGTCTGGCTGCTGGTGTCCGAAGCCGCGCGGGTGGTGATCAATACCGAAACTGACCTCAAACTGCCCGAGGGCGACAGTGGGGCGCTGCAGGGTTGTCTCGCCGATCATTTTGACGCGAAGGAGGGTCAGCTGACCCTGTTTGGCATGCGCGACTGGTTTTCCCCGGTGGCATCCGGCACCGGCGCGCCGGTCAGTATGGTGATCTGTCCCGCCAGTGGTGGTACCCTCTCGGCGGTTGCCTGCGGCGCTTCCAACAATCTGATCGAGCGCGCCGCGGATGTAGCCCTGAAGGAGCGCCGCCAGCTGATCCTGGTCCCGCGCGAGGCGCCTTATTCGGAAATACACCTGGAGAATATGCTCAAGCTCACCCGCATGGGTGCGGTCATTCTGCCTGCCAGTCCCGGTTTTTACCAGAGACCGCGCACGGTTGACGATATTGTCGACTTCATTGTGGCACGCCTGCTCGATCAGTTGGGTGTGGAGCAAAACTTATTGCCGAACTGGGGTGAATAG
- the mpl gene encoding UDP-N-acetylmuramate:L-alanyl-gamma-D-glutamyl-meso-diaminopimelate ligase, with protein sequence MHIHILGICGTFMGSLAQLAVAEGHRVTGSDADIFPPMSTQLLQAGVQIIEGYDPAQLEPAPDLVIIGNAMPRGNPAVEAVLERGLPYTSGAQWLCDHCLGGRWVLAVSGTHGKTTTASMLAWILEAADMQPGFLIGGVPGNFGVSARLGESPFFVVEADEYDTAFFDKRSKFVHYRPRTVIINNLEFDHADIFEDLAAIQRQFHHLVRTVPASGLVVAAAEENVQQVLAQGCWSEVQRFGFEGQEGLGLGDWRAVDIAADGSSFTIQFEGAEVARVEWDCTGLHNVCNGLAAVAAARHVGVLPALSGTALGRFQGVKRRMECLGEVAGIRVYDDFAHHPTAIQSTLTGLRAKVGGDRIIALIELRSNTMRMGVHRDKLANACSGADMVLWYQPPGMDWSLEEVARHSSVPAGIFDSIESGVESALKLADEGSHIVVMSNGGFGGIHQRLIGALEQKYRRPV encoded by the coding sequence ATGCATATTCACATTCTAGGTATTTGCGGCACCTTTATGGGTAGCCTGGCCCAGTTGGCTGTGGCGGAAGGGCACCGGGTGACGGGCAGTGATGCCGATATCTTCCCGCCAATGAGCACCCAGTTGCTGCAAGCGGGAGTCCAGATCATTGAGGGGTATGATCCGGCGCAATTGGAGCCGGCGCCGGATCTGGTGATTATTGGCAATGCCATGCCCCGCGGTAATCCCGCGGTGGAAGCGGTGCTGGAGCGGGGCCTGCCCTATACTTCCGGCGCCCAGTGGCTGTGTGATCACTGCCTCGGCGGACGCTGGGTATTGGCGGTGTCCGGCACCCATGGCAAGACCACCACCGCCAGTATGTTGGCCTGGATTCTGGAAGCGGCGGATATGCAGCCGGGTTTCCTGATCGGCGGGGTGCCGGGTAATTTCGGCGTATCGGCACGCCTGGGTGAGTCCCCGTTTTTTGTGGTGGAGGCGGATGAATACGATACCGCCTTCTTCGACAAGCGTTCCAAGTTCGTGCACTACCGCCCGCGCACAGTCATTATCAACAACCTGGAATTCGACCACGCGGATATCTTTGAAGATCTGGCGGCGATCCAGCGCCAGTTCCACCACCTGGTGCGCACGGTGCCGGCCAGTGGCCTGGTGGTTGCCGCTGCAGAGGAAAATGTGCAACAGGTATTGGCGCAGGGCTGCTGGAGCGAGGTTCAGCGCTTTGGCTTTGAGGGTCAGGAAGGGCTGGGCCTGGGTGACTGGCGCGCGGTGGATATCGCCGCGGATGGCAGCAGTTTCACCATACAGTTCGAGGGGGCCGAGGTGGCGCGGGTGGAGTGGGACTGCACCGGATTACACAATGTGTGCAATGGCCTCGCCGCTGTGGCGGCCGCCCGTCATGTGGGGGTGTTACCGGCGTTGAGTGGCACCGCACTGGGGCGTTTCCAGGGGGTGAAGCGGCGTATGGAATGTCTGGGCGAGGTGGCAGGAATCCGGGTATATGACGATTTTGCCCATCACCCCACGGCGATCCAGTCAACCCTCACCGGGCTGCGGGCCAAAGTGGGAGGGGACAGGATCATCGCTTTGATCGAGCTGCGTTCCAACACCATGCGCATGGGAGTGCATCGGGACAAGCTGGCGAATGCCTGCAGCGGTGCGGATATGGTGCTCTGGTATCAGCCCCCGGGCATGGACTGGTCACTGGAGGAAGTGGCCCGCCACTCTTCGGTGCCCGCCGGAATTTTCGATAGTATTGAGAGCGGTGTGGAGTCGGCCCTCAAACTCGCTGATGAGGGCAGCCATATTGTGGTGATGAGCAACGGGGGGTTCGGTGGTATTCACCAGCGCCTTATCGGTGCTTTGGAACAGAAATACCGCCGACCGGTCTGA